The following coding sequences are from one Verrucomicrobiales bacterium window:
- a CDS encoding UPF0175 family protein encodes MADMLSIPLSPELTEALQSVGGAARERLAVSLFREGRLNPLELSKVLELDRFEIDAVLKRHQVTTGALTLNDLEMDRVVLDRVLGSAKK; translated from the coding sequence TATCTCCAGAGCTCACTGAAGCGTTGCAATCGGTTGGCGGCGCGGCCAGGGAGCGATTGGCTGTCTCACTGTTTCGCGAAGGCAGGCTCAATCCCCTAGAGCTAAGTAAAGTGCTGGAACTCGATCGTTTCGAAATCGACGCTGTTCTCAAACGACACCAAGTCACAACAGGGGCGCTGACGCTAAATGATCTGGAAATGGATCGTGTTGTGCTGGACAGGGTTTTAGGATCTGCCAAGAAATGA